Proteins from a single region of Macrotis lagotis isolate mMagLag1 chromosome 2, bilby.v1.9.chrom.fasta, whole genome shotgun sequence:
- the LOC141512637 gene encoding guanylate-binding protein 1-like has translation MWCVPHPREPNHTLVLLDSEGLGDVEKGDNKNDTWIFALAVLLSSIFVYNSMGTINQQAMDQLHYVTELTDKIKAKSSPGTEQMNNSMEFASFFPDFVWTVRDFILELEIDGQPITSDQYLENALKLEKGTSEEARICIQKFFLNRKCFIFAPPAYGKMLKQLETLHDDLLDVDFVESTNNFCNYIFSTIKTKTLPGGGTVNGPRLGNLVLTYVEAITSGNIPCMENAVLVLAEQENSAAVQRALTLYEGMMRQKVQFPTDTIQELLDVHIICKSEALNIFIKDSFKDVNQKYQTTLEIQLEAKLDDFCKQNEKKSLDCCTSLLQDIFSPLEEQVKQGFFSKPGGYGIFLQKRQELIKKYNQQPKKGIQADKTLEEYLKSKETVAEAVNQTDQILTEKEKAEKEQQRKAKAAADAARELEIQIRRQEQIRLENERRQQEQIRKMAEDMEAQRRRLLEEEKRVQALRLQEQERLLKEQQERERAEHQRRIQILQDQLRHNHSRPDCIVS, from the exons ATGTGGTGTGTTCCACACCCAAGGGAGCCAAATCATACCCTTGTTCTTCTGGACTCTGAGGGGCTGGGCGATGTGGAAAAG GGAGACAACAAAAACGACACATGGATATTCGCCTTGGCTGTGCTCCTGAGCAGCATCTTTGTCTACAACAGCATGGGCACCATCAACCAGCAGGCCATGGACCAACTACA CTATGTAACAGAACTGACAGATAAAATCAAGGCAAAGTCCTCCCCCGGCACTGAGCAAATGAACAACTCCATGGAATTTGCCAGCTTCTTTCCAGACTTTGTGTGGACTGTGCGTGATTTCATCTTGGAGTTGGAAATCGATGGGCAACCCATCACCTCAGATCAATACCTGGAGAATGCCTTGAAACTGGAAAAAG gTACCAGTGAAGAAGCTAGAATATGTATCCAGAAGTTCTTTCTAAACAGGAAATGCTTCATCTTTGCACCACCTGCTTATGGAAAGATGCTCAAACAACTTGAGACACTTCATGATGATTTACTTGATGTTGACTTTGTGGAAAGTACTAACAACTTCTGCAATTACATCTTCAGTACCATTAAGACCAAGACTCTCCCTGGAGGTGGCACAGTCAATGGACCCC GTTTAGGAAACCTGGTCCTGACTTATGTAGAGGCCATCACCAGTGGAAATATACCCTGTATGGAAAATGCCGTTTTGGTCCTAGCTGAGCAAGAGAACTCAGCTGCAGTACAAAGAGCCCTTACACTATATGAAGGAATGATGAGACAGAAGGTCCAGTTCCCCACAGATACTATTCAAGAACTACTGGATGTTCACATCATCTGTAAGAGTGAGGCTCTTAACATCTTCATCAAGGACTCTTTTAAGGATGTGAACCAGAAATACCAAACAACACTGGAG ATTCAACTAGAAGCCAAGCTGGATGACTTCTgtaaacaaaatgagaaaaaatcgCTAGACTGCTGCACATCTTTGCTTCAGGATATCTTCAGTCCTCTGGAGGAACAAGTGAAACAGGGGTTCTTCTCTAAACCAGGGGGCTATGGCATCTTTCTTCAAAAGAGGCAAGAGCTCATAAAAAAGTATAACCAGCAGCCCAAGAAAGGGATACAG GCAGACAAGACTCTAGAAGAATACTTGAAGTCAAAGGAAACTGTCGCTGAAGCAGTTAACCAGACAGACCAAATccttacagaaaaagaaaaagcggAGAAAG AGCAACAGAGGAAAGCAAAAGCTGCTGCAGATGCTGCAAGAGAATTGGAAATACAAATTAGGAGGCAAGAGCAGATACGGTTGGAAAATGAAAGGAGACAGCAAGAGCAAATAAGGAAGATGGCTGAAGATATGGAAGCCCAGAGGAGGAGGCttttggaagaggaaaagagagtgcAGGCTTTGAGACTACAG GAACAAGAACGATTACTCAAGGAACAGCAAGAGAGGGAAAGAGCTGAACATCAACGCCGAATCCAGATTTTGCAGGACCAATTACGTCACAACCATTCACGACCAGATTGCATTGTATCATGA